One stretch of Daphnia pulicaria isolate SC F1-1A chromosome 8, SC_F0-13Bv2, whole genome shotgun sequence DNA includes these proteins:
- the LOC124311282 gene encoding uncharacterized protein LOC124311282 isoform X1, which produces MTANLHQSTIQQSRDSARSVVFRPRHKVMVSVFSYSLIFLFILGVGFQVCAILVNANYSQTGAGIWCGILYVATGVMGLLAVRREDKPMTIALLCMAVGSVFTSIALILLALLSLTSTYQGAFPSLCTASNIILTVVGFIGFFISIVLLTIAAITSSSSKRSQSASTEMEVVKQDFKEDFKQDSIDTISLHQESIAPSEVEATISPPAAAESNGSTGSDGIYESLKSQQDSVAESATLDSSTIIAQIMEPIYAIPMKKKSNSSTTLASAGDFDIEVDNRRDSEVNENKVASTKWFHREAVDEPVSSDVDDDQHSRNIELPKEDVVVHAPPN; this is translated from the exons ATGACTGCCAATCTCCATCAATCCACTATTCAGCAAAGCAGAGATTCAGCTCGTTCGGTTGTCTTTCGACCGCGACACAAAGTTATGGTCAGTGTCTTTTCCTATTCACTCATCTTCCTGTTCATCCTAGGCGTCGGATTTcag GTCTGCGCAATTTTAGTGAATGCGAACTACAGCCAAACCGGAGCCGGGATATGGTGCGGTATCCTTTACGTCGCTACAGGCGTCATGGGTCTGCTAGCCGTCCGTAGAGAGGATAAGCCCAT GACAATTGCATTGTTATGCATGGCTGTAGGGTCCGTTTTCACTTCCATCGCTCTCATACTGTTAGCATTACTTTCTCTCACTAGTACATATCAAG GAGCATTTCCTTCGTTATGCACTGCATCAAATATTATTCTAACTGTGGTGGGATTCATTGGATTTTTCATCTCAATCGTCCTATTGACAATTGCTGCCATCACTTCGTCATCTAGTAAACGG TCCCAGAGCGCTTCCACCGAAATGGAAGTAGTCAAGCAGGATTTCAAAGAGGATTTCAAGCAGGATTCGATAGATACTATTAGTTTGCATCAAGAGTCTATCGCTCCATCCGAAGTGGAGGCAACTATATCTCCTCCAGCAGCTGCTGAATCCAATGGTTCAACTGGCTCGGACGGTATCTATGAGTCGTTAAAATCCCAACAGGACAGTGTGGCTGAAAGTGCCACTTTAGACTCGTCTACGATCATAGCTCAGATTATGGAACCTATCTACGCCATTccgatgaagaagaaatcgaATTCCAGCACGACACTCGCATCCGCTGGCGATTTCGACATAGAAGTCGATAATCGCCGCGATAGCGAAGTCAACGAAAACAAAGTGGCTTCAACTAAGTGGTTCCATAGGGAAGCAGTGGACGAGCCTGTAAGTTCAGACGTCGATGATGaccaacattcaagaaatattGAACTGCCCAAAGAGGACGTTGTTGTTCACGCTCCGCCAAACTGA
- the LOC124311282 gene encoding uncharacterized protein LOC124311282 isoform X2, with amino-acid sequence MWESSDWMLIQSRRRVLPGTSVKLGLGLTALNAVLWLVAMILQAFLLNNIDYYIAPSSYILVGICLGWSATILFITAGSLYGLIRNTENDVKSYLTLTTSTAVFSLFIFLSFLITLCLDTATESWLTPGGFSIFTGLYVFGESYIIVWYFSSQWRAFKKEMEEERTDRIQQRVREQQQHHLAVLTNSVQQAPPNEYQVEQVMETFESEEMERKRNEVEEASDSGSDRLSYYPPVFV; translated from the exons ATGTGGGAGAGTTCCGACTGGATGCTAATTCAGTCCCGACGTCGAGTTTTACCGGGCACCTCGGTAAAACTTGGATTGGGCCTAACCGCTTTGAACGCCGTTCTTTGGCTGGTCGCCATGATTTTACAG GCCTTCCTGCTTAATAATATCGATTACTACATTGCGCCGTCGTCCTACATACTCGTCGGTATCTGCCTGGGCTGGTCCGccacaattttgtttattacGGCTGGCTCGTTGTACGGTTTAATACGCAATACAGAAAATGA cGTGAAATCCTACCTGACATTGACGACTAGCACGGCGGTTTTCTCGCTCTTTATCTTCCTTTCATTCTTAATCACGCTATGTCTCGATACAG CAACCGAATCCTGGTTAACACCGGGCGGTTTCTCAATTTTCACCGGCCTCTACGTTTTCGGCGAGAGTTACATTATTGTTTGGTATTTCTCTAGTCAGTGGAGAgctttcaaaaaagaa atggaagaagagcgAACGGATCGGATCCAACAACGAGTgcgagaacaacaacaacatcacttGGCCGTTTTGACGAATTCCGTCCAGCAGGCGCCACCTAACGAATATCAGGTGGAACAGGTGATGGAGACATTCGAGAGCGAGGAGATGGAGCGAAAGAGAAACGAAGTTGAAGAGGCAAGCGATTCAGGCAGCGACCGCTTGTCTTATTATCCGCCCGTGTTTGTTTGA
- the LOC124311386 gene encoding uncharacterized protein LOC124311386: METPLTVENGAAAAGNSNLLPFDSNRLDGTASSSSHITVFPVQTLRRLLLISVSVVLSEIIQFICQVCLIMQSRRLSVSAISAVLVIWTLLALTLTAQWVILLSSNRVAIVKRGKMLICGCQGLAVLSLLASIALLSVQYEVNKWKEDNIKILVGVIVGTNCLNILTLCLIFVFIVRGQKNVHQVIGSWLWLAIQQHIQRQQLLLEEGGDISLKEHLQAAYDAEELIFSAEAA; the protein is encoded by the exons ATGGAAACGCCACTGACGGTCGAAAATGGAGCCGCTGccgcgggaaattcaaatcttCTGCCCTTTGATTCAAACAGGTTGGATGGCACGGCTAGCAGTTCATCGCACATCACTGTCTTCCCCGTTCAGACACTGCGACGTCTTCTACTCATTTCGGTTTCAGTCGTATTGAGTGAAATTATCCAGTTCATTTGCCAAGTTTGTCTAATCATGCAATCGAGACGGCTGTCAGTTTCAGCCATCAGCGCTGTTCTCGTCATTTGGACTTTGCTTGCTTTAACCCTGACTGCCCAATGGGTCATCTTGTTGAGCAGTAACCGAGTGGCAAT AGTAAAAAGAGGGAAAATGCTGATTTGCGGATGTCAAGGACTTGCTGTCCTCAGCTTATTAGCTTCGATCGCCCTTCTCTCCGTCCAATACGAAGTGAACAAATGGAAAG AGGATAATATCAAAATACTTGTTGGCGTAATAGTCGGTACCAACTGTTTAAATATCCTTACACTCTGcctcatttttgtgttcatcGTACGAGGCCAAAAAAATGTCCATCAG GTCATAGGATCTTGGCTTTGGTTAGCCATTCAGCAACACATCCAG CGACAGCAGTTGCTGTTAGAGGAAGGCGGAGACATTTCATTAAAAGAACATTTGCAAGCAGCCTACGACGCAGAGGAACTCATCTTTTCAGCAGAAGCGGCTTGA
- the LOC124311402 gene encoding uncharacterized protein LOC124311402, with protein MSKFLLSAFSCLDFVTGVISIIVQSVIIANHDDCAYSKMGVGIWNGLLLIMTGISLLVTATRPKGKTGDWTLVVCAMTLMASLVQVGVASGVIYQLYGLQYFEHGPFTKPLNGILDKFKPDNIPDQKQVLTSDFPDSFLGFVNQVGGNLVSNTARYGTVRACYGLFSIDDYYGSQRKTLEVILLGCGLIAIVVKIASFLSLRVKRLAVSASIQYTQQTATH; from the exons ATGTCGAAGTTTTTGCTATCTGCTTTCTCCTGTTTGGACTTCGTTACGGGAGTAATTAGCATCATTGTTCAG TCGGTAATCATAGCCAATCACGATGACTGTGCTTACTCGAAGATGGGAGTCGGCATCTGGAATGGACTATTACTCATAATGACCGGCATATCACTTCTGGTGACCGCTACTCGTCCAAAGGGGAAAAc CGGAGACTGGACGCTTGTTGTTTGCGCTATGACTCTGATGGCCTCACTGGTGCAGGTCGGAGTCGCTTCTGGAGTTATTTACCAATTATACGGCTTGCAGTATTTTGAACACGGGCCATTTACCAAGCCGTTGAATGGCATTCTGGACAAATTCAAACCCGACAACATACCCGATCAGAAACAGGTGTTAACGTCCGATTTCCCCGACTCATTTCTCGGATTTGTCAACCAGGTTGGCGGGAACTTGGTTTCAAATACAGCCAGGTATGGTACAGTACGAGCATGCTACGGCCTCTTCTCAATCGACGACTATTACG GTTCCCAACGGAAGACGTTGGAGGTTATATTGCTGGGCTGCGGTCTTATCGCAATCGTGGTTAAAATAGCTTCATTCCTATCATTACGGGTCAAACGACTTGCCGTATCTGCCTCGATCCAGTACACACAACAAACCGCGACGCATTAA
- the LOC124311414 gene encoding uncharacterized protein LOC124311414 translates to MFKFCFRHAETFRMRSAVIVSVDRGKKMTVPLRISSASNLILALIVLLVQSMILKSYNHLNVTTYSQYTGVGIWTALLLACNGISMLLYLKRKFLCEPSKMYMASVVLCVAALLAGIVMAGLASAAFYGLLLKSTTESPLPQTAFVLAQLDDEFTSLKVLEGTLFGCGLASIFVNALSILFLRLNSKIISHEAVISSSSLSTSNANRY, encoded by the exons ATGTTCAAATTCTGTTTCCGTCATGCCGAGACTTTTAGAATGCGCAGTGCAGTTATTGTGTCAGTCgacagaggaaaaaaaatgacggTTCCTCTGCGAATCAGTTCTGCTTCTAACCTTATTCTGGCGCTTATTGTTCTACTCGTCCAG TCAATGATACTTAAAAGCTATAACCATTTAAATGTTACAACATACTCTCAATACACCGGAGTTGGAATCTGGACAGCTTTGCTTTTGGCATGCAACGGAATCAGCATGTTGCTCTACTTGAAACGCAAATTTTTATGCGAACCTTCAAAAAT GTACATGGCTAGTGTAGTTTTATGTGTCGCAGCTCTATTAGCTGGAATCGTAATGGCTGGGCTGGCGTCAGCGGCTTTCTACGGCCTTTTATTAAAGTCTACCACGGAATCTCCGCTACCTCAGACGGCCTTCGTATTGGCACAACTAG ATGATGAGTTTACTTCTCTGAAAGTTTTGGAGGGCACACTGTTCGGTTGTGGTCTGGCGTCGATATTCGTGAACGCCCTTTCCATATTATTCCTACGTCTGAACAGCAAAATCATTTCCCATGAAGCAGTGATATCGTCCAGCTCACTTTCGACTTCCAATGCTAACAGATATTAA
- the LOC124311482 gene encoding uncharacterized protein LOC124311482, which yields MANFLIKSLAFLDICTAVVVIIFQISTLARYSSNGNTGPLEKVAVGIWAGLSFMITGIVFWRSANKDKHARVYNHWEVTTALVSFFCSIALIGVMAANIQNIVNDWYCVYQFVRKEHCTVQKALDGVMLFGGCFACVINGGLSFISCYCYN from the exons ATGGcaaatttcttaattaaaaGTTTAGCTTTCTTGGACATTTGCACAGCCGTCGTGGTTATCATCTTTCAA ATAAGTACCCTGGCCCGTTACAGCTCCAATGGAAATACAGGCCCGCTAGAAAAGGTGGCAGTTGGAATTTGGGCTGGATTGAGCTTTATGATCACTGGCATTGTTTTCTGGCGATCTGCTAACAAAGACAAACACGCCCGCGTTTA TAACCATTGGGAGGTAACTACGGCTTTGGTATCTTTCTTCTGTTCTATCGCTTTGATCGGTGTTATGGCCGCCAACATTCAAAATATCGTCAACGATTGGTACTGCGTCTATCAGTTTGTCCGCAAAGAGCACT GCACAGTTCAAAAGGCTCTCGATGGCGTCATGCTCTTTGGCGGTTGCTTTGCATGCGTTATCAACGGAGGCTTGAGCTTCATTTCATGCTACTGTTACAATTGA
- the LOC124311048 gene encoding glucose dehydrogenase [FAD, quinone]-like, whose amino-acid sequence MQPFLFLLVALWWIRSTICATSAPTSFSLFQSYIRGHLDGRLKDATDLLPEYDFIIVGGGSAGAVLASRLSEIAGWTVLLIEAGGLETIVSDIPGLAKFLQLTDIDWQYQTEPQPGQCLALKDERCNWPRGKVIGGSSVLNYMLYVRGNKRDYDGWEKAGNYGWSYKDVLPYFIKSEDNRNPYLAKNKDYHGTGGLLTVQEAPYSTPLSTAFIQAGVELGYQNRDCNAEIQTGFMIPQGTVRDGSRCSTAKAFLRPARKRKNLHVALRSHAHRVLIDDQKQAYGVVFERGKKILRIRAKKEVILSAGAIGSPQLLMLSGVGDPDHLNSVGVTVKHSLKGVGQNLQDHISGRGMVYLINETVSYVETRFLNIPSVLNYVRNRGPLTALSGTEGLAWVNTKYADPNDDFPDMQLQFIAGSGVSDGGLSLKANDNVKDSVWKEYYEPIAYRDSWQPIPIVLRPKSKGYILLRSSDPYDKPLIYANYFTHPDDIKVMIEGMKIGLALSKTEAFQRFGSRLYDKPFPGCETLPLWTDKYWECFLRHYSTTLYHQSSTCKMGVLDKEPLAVVDPELRVYGIKGLRVVDASIMPDVVSGNTNAPTIMIAEKAGDLIKETWIAKEASLNNI is encoded by the exons ATGCAGCCTTTTCTGTTTCTGCTAGTCGCCCTCTGGTGGATTCGCTCAACCATTTGTGCAACTTCGGCACCCACTTCATTTTCGTTATTTCAATCCTACATCCGCGGGCATTTGGACGGACGATTGAAAGATGCCACT GATCTTTTGCCGGAATACGATTTCATCATTGTTGGGGGAGGCTCGGCTGGAGCTGTACTTGCATCCCGACTCTCTGAAATTG CTGGATGGACGGTCCTCTTGATAGAAGCTGGCGGCTTAGAGACCATCGTGTCAGACATTCCCGGCTTGGCCAAATTTCTCCAGTTAACTGATATCGATTGGCAATACCAGACAGAGCCGCAGCCTGGTCAGTGTTTGGCATTGAAGGATGAACG GTGCAATTGGCCGCGAGGAAAAGTGATTGGTGGTTCCTCTGTATTGAATTACATGTTGTACGTTCGTGGAAATAAGCGCGACTACGACGGTTGGGAAAAGGCCGGCAATTACGGCTGGTCCTACAAGGATGTTCTACCCTATTTCATCAAATCGGAGGATAATCGAAATCCGTATTTGGCAAAGAACAAAGACTATCATGGAACGGGTGGGTTACTTACCGTTCAGGAGGCCCCCTACAGCACGCCCTTGTCAACAGCTTTCATCCAGGCCGGAGTTGAACTtg GATATCAAAACCGAGACTGTAATGCAGAAATCCAAACGGGTTTCATG ATTCCTCAGGGGACAGTGCGGGACGGAAGTCGATGTTCAACGGCCAAAGCTTTCTTGCGCCCTGCCCGCAAACGGAAAAATCTCCACGTCGCTCTGCGCTCTCACGCTCATCGTGTGTTGATCGACGATCAGAAACAAGCCTACGGCGTGGTTTTCGAGCGGGGCAAGAAAATCCTGCGGATTCGCGCCAAGAAAGAAGTGATCCTGTCAGCAGGAGCCATCGGCAGTCCTCAGCTGTTGATGTTGAGCGGAGTTGGCGATCCAGACCACCTCAACTCGGTGGGTGTTACAGTGAAACATAGCCTTAAGGGCGTTGGTCAGAACCTGCAAGACCACATTTCTGGCCGAGGGATGGTGTACCTGATCAACGAAACAGTTTCCTACGTCGAAACTCGTTTTCTAAATATTCCATCGGTGCTTAATTACGTCAGAAATCGAGGACCTCTGACCGCCTTATCAGGCACAGAAGGTCTTGCCTGGGTGAATACGAAATACGCTGACCCCAA CGACGATTTTCCCGACATGCAACTTCAGTTTATTGCCGGTTCAGGCGTTTCCGACGGAGGCCTGTCGCTCAAAGCCAACGACAACGTCAAGGATTCAGT CTGGAAAGAGTACTACGAGCCTATAGCCTATCGAGACAGTTGGCAGCCCATTCCCATAGTTTTGCGACCCAAATCCAAGGGTTACATACTTCTTCGCTCTAGCGACCCATACGATAAGCCGCTCATTTACGCTAACTACTTTACACACCCGGACGATATTAAAGTGATGATTGAAGGGATGAAGATCGGACTGGCGTTGAGCAAAACGGAAGCCTTCCAGCGTTTCGGATCGCGTTTATACGACAAACCTTTCCCCGGATGCGAGACTTTGCCTCTGTGGACGGACAAATACTGGGAGTGCTTCCTACGTCACTATTCCACCACACTTTATCACCAATCCTCCACCTGTAAAATGGGTGTTCTTGACAAAGAACCACTGGCTGTGGTTGATCCTGAACTTCGCGTTTACGGGATTAAAGGATTACGAGTTGTGGACGCTTCCATCATGCCAGATGTCGTCTCTGGAAATACCAATGCGCCCACG ATCATGATTGCCGAGAAAGCTGGTGATCTCATCAAAGAAACTTGGATAGCAAAAGAAGCTTCATTGAATAATATTTGA